The following nucleotide sequence is from Halapricum desulfuricans.
ATACAGATCGCTTGACGTCTGTTCCGTTATCGATCGCGCGCTCGGCGCGGTATCCGACACTGACAGCGTCCGTTTGTCCGGATCACTCCCAGTCGGGATCGGGCGCGTTCAGACACATCGTGCCCGGCTTGTCCCGACACTGGCACTGCCGGAACTGGAAGTACCCCGGATCGAAGTCGGCGAGGAACGGCTCGGCGAGGTCTGCAAGCACCGACGGGAATCGGTCGTCGTCGTGGGGAATCGGGACGCGGTAGAACTCCTCGATCCCCGCCTCTTCGGCCTCCTCGCGGAGTTCGATGTCGAGTTCCGAAAGGGTCTCGCTCTGCTCGTGCATGAAGCTGACCGGCTCGACGACGACCCGCTCGGCGTCGAGACTCTCGATGGCTTCCTCGACGTCGGGCTCGGTCCAGGCGACCTCGCTGCGGTTGTCGTGGTTCTGGAACCCGAGTTCGTAGTCCTCGAGGCCCAATATTCCGGCCATCCCGGCACACCACTCCTCGACGTACCGATCGTAGCGACTCCCCTCGTCCAGATAGTACCGGGGCGTCCCGTGGGCCGAAAAGAACAGGACAGTGTCCTCGTCGTGGAGATCGACCCCCTCGCTCTCGGCGTACTCGCGGATGTTCTCGGCGCGCAGGCGGTTGTAGGTCGGGTGGCGGTGCCAGCCGCTGACCTCGTGGAGTTCACCGTCGAAGCCGGCCGAATCGAGCCCGTCAGCGAGGTGATCCAGCGAGAGGTTCGTCGTCGAGGGGCCACAGAGGGGATAGATCGGCAGGCCGAGTACCTCGTCGTGGCCGTCGGCGACGGCCCGCTCGGCGGCCTCGTCGGTGAACGGCTCGGTGTAGAGCATCCCGGTGTAGGTCGCGACGTCGTAGCCGCGGTCCCGGAGTTCGGTCTCCAGGGCGTCGGCCTGAGCGCTTGCCTGTTCGTTTAGCGGCGACCCGCCGCCGATCTCCTCGTACTCCTCGATCAGCCCGGGTGCGCGACGCTCCGCGAGCTTGCCGGCGCGTTTGCGCGCGGCCTCCGGGGTGAGATCCGGGTCCTCCTCGATGTCCATGTTCGAGTAGAAGATGCGCTCGAGGTAGTCCTCGACGGCCTCGCGGTCGGCCGTCGGCGGTTCGCCGAAGTTCAGCAGGACGACGCCTGTCGACATGCCCGATCCTTACGGCCGCTTGTAAATAGACCCCGGGGTTGCGGCGAGCGCGTGGCGCGCGTTCGCCGGCTCGCGGGCGTGCTCAAAAACACTCCGAGGCAGTTCACGACTGCCAGTACGCCCGGGTCAGCAAGACGAACACCGGCAGGATCTCGAGGCGACCGACCCACATCAGAAATATCATCAGTAGCTTCGAGAACACCGGGAAACTGAGGTAGTTGCCCATCGGGCCGACCTCGCCCAGTCCCGGACCGACGTTCCCCAGCGTCGCAGCGACCGCGGACACCGCATCGATCAGCGCCAGTTCGACGTAGCCGGCCGCCCAGCTGTCGATCACGAGCAGCGCGACGCCGACGAAAAAGGCGACCAGATACAGCAGCGTGAAGGCGTAGATCCCGCGCAGCGCCCGCTCGTCGAGCGCGCGGCCACCCAGCCTGACCGGCCTGACTGCCTCGGGATGGACTGTCGTGAACAGCTCGCGCTTGATCGACTTGAGGATCACCAGCCAGCGAACGATCTTGATCGCACCACCGGTCGACCCCGCGGAGCCGCCGATGAACATCGCAAAGACTAGCAGGTACTTCGCGGGGCTCTCCCAGAAGTTGAAGTCGATGCTGGCGTAGCCGGTCGTCGTGACGATCGAGACCGTCTGGAAAGCGCCGTGGCGCAGCGAGTTCTCGACCTCGCCGATCATCGGAGCCACGTCCGTCGTCTGATCGATCACGCCCGCGCCGGCGAACAGGAGGCCCGCGAGGACGGCCGTCAACGCGCCGATCACACCGGCGTAGAACCGGAACTCCGAGTCGCGGCCGAACACCCGAAAGTCGCCCTTGAGCGCCTTCCAGAACAGCGCGAAGTTCGTCCCCGCCGCGATCATGAAGGGGATGATCACCCACTGGACGGCCGCCGAGAACGCCTCGATCGAGCGCGCCTCGGGCGAGAAGCCGCCGGTCGGCATCGTCGTCAGCGGGTGGCTGACGGCGTTGTACAGATCCATGTTCGGCGCGTATCCGGCCAGGTGGAGTCCGTACAGCAGGGCGAACTCGAGGACGGTGAATCCGAGGTAGGCAAGCCACAGTGCCCGCGCGGTCGTCCGGATGCGCGGCGTGAGCTTCTCGATGCCGGGGCCGGGCGCTTCGGCGTCCATCAACTGCGCGCCACCGACCGACAGCTCCGGCAGGATCGCGACCGCGAGGACGACGATTCCCATCCCGCCGAGCCACTGGGTAAGCTGTCGCCACAGCAGGATCGAATGAGAGTACTTGTCGGTTCCGATACTTCCCATGACAGTCGCTCCCGTGGTCGTGAACCCGGACATCGACTCGAACAGCGCGTTGACCGGCTGGGCGAGGGTCCCGGTCCCGGCGATGAGATATGGGAACGTCCCCACGACGGCGACGGAGAGCCACGTGAGCGCGACCATGAGAAACCCCTCGCGCGCTCCGAGATCCGGGTCGGGATCGAGCCGCTCCAGCCCGGCCCCGACGGCGAACACGACGGCGATGGTCGCGACGAACGGGACGATGCCCTCGCCGTATCGGAGGCCGACCAGCAAGGGAAAGAGCAGCGGTACGGAGAGGTACTTGAGCACGGAGCCGACGAGACTGAGCGACGCGCGCCAGTCGACGCGGAGACACGTCTCGGGCCCGGTCGCGAACCCCATCAGCGCTCCCTCCGTTCGGCCGCGGGCGCCAGTCCCTTCGGTCGGACGCCCCGGTGGTTCCGGGTTCGAGCTACTGAGGTCGTCAGAGCGGATACGGGAGATCTCATGCGTGGTATCGATGTGAGAGAGACGGTCAGAGTCGTTTCATCGTCTCTTCGACGATCTCCTGAGCGGCGAAGACGACGATGTGGTCGCCGTCTTCGACGACGGTATCCCCGCGCGGGACCACGAACGTGCCATCGCGGGAGATCGCCCCGATCACGACCCCGTCGGGCAGTTCGTGGATCGAATCGCGGATCGGACGGTCGACCAGCACGCTGTCCCGGTCGATCTCGATCTCCAGTACCTCCGCGCGGTCGTGTTCGATCAGCGCGACGTTCTCGGCGTGTTGCTCGCGGGTGAACCGCGTGATCTCCTCGGCGATCGTTTCGCGGGGGTTGATCGCGACGTCGACGCCGACCGCCTCGAAGAGGTCCGAGTAGTCGCCGTCCTCGACGACCGCGATCGATCGGTCCGCGCCGAGTCGCTTTGCCAGCAGCGCCGAGAGGAGGTTCTGTTCGTCGCTGTCCAGCGAGGCGACCGCGACGTCGACCTCGTCGATGTGTTCGCGTTCGAGAAACGCCCGATCGGTCGGATCGTTCTGCAGGACCGTTACCCCGGGGAGTCGCTCCGCCAGATGGCGTGCACGCTCGGGGTCGGGTTCGACCAGCCGCGGCGTCAGTCCCTTGCTTGCGAGAATCTCCGCCGTCTCGTAGGCGATTTCGTTGCCGCCGACGATGAGTACTTCGGCGATGTCGTCCACCTCGGGCGCGAGCGAGCGGGCGAACTCGCTGACGCTCTCTAGCGACCCGATAACGACCAGGTCGTCGCCGTCGAGCAGGCAGGTCTCCCCGCTGGGGATGATCACCTCGCCGTCGCGGATGACCGCCGCGAAGGTCAGCGAGTCGTACGTGTCGGCTTCCTCGACCGACATCCCGGTGACTGGACTGTCCTCGTCGATGCGGAACTCGGCCATCCGGATCAGTCCGTCCGCGAACTGATCGACGTCCTCGGCGCCCGGGAGGCCGATCACGCGGACGATACTGCGAGCGGCCATCAGGTTCGTCCCGACCATCAGGTCGACGCCGAGCGCGCCCTCTGCGTGCTCCCAGGTCTCGAGATAGGTGGTGTTGCGTACCCGGGCGATAGTGAACGCCTCGGAGATGGTCTGGACCGTCCCGCAGGTGACGATGTTGGTCTCGTCGTTGTCGGTACACGCGATCACCATGTCGGCCGCTTCGACGCCGGCTTCCTGTAGCGTCTCCAGCGACGCGCCGTCGCCCTCGACGGCCAGCACGTCCAGCGAATAGGTCAGCGCCTCGACGCGATCGCTGTCGATGTCGATCACGATGACCTCGTGATTACCGGCCAGGCTCGCGGCGACGTTCGATCCGACTTCGCCAGCGCCGACAATCACCACTCGCACGGCCGATCACCCGCTGTCGTCGATCTCTGTGTCATTATCGGCGGTATTGATGCCCTATGGTAAGTGGATTTCCATCGCGGCCTGGCGGTGGATAACGAGCCGATGCACTCGGAACGGACTGGCCAGAGTTAAGGTGCCCCACTACAGACACCCCAACATGCGACAATCACCACCAGCCACGGCCGTCCGACTGGTGTCGCAACACGAACTGTTCTGTCCAGTGATCGGAAATCATGGTTAGACTGCTCGACCGCGTCCTTCCTGTCGTCAGTCGGGCGGGCGCCGAGACGACTCCGACAGCGAACGGAGGGGACAGCAACGTGACCGTCTCCGAGTCGGTCTTCGACACTGCCAGCGAGACCGACACGGGT
It contains:
- the hemH gene encoding ferrochelatase, with the translated sequence MSTGVVLLNFGEPPTADREAVEDYLERIFYSNMDIEEDPDLTPEAARKRAGKLAERRAPGLIEEYEEIGGGSPLNEQASAQADALETELRDRGYDVATYTGMLYTEPFTDEAAERAVADGHDEVLGLPIYPLCGPSTTNLSLDHLADGLDSAGFDGELHEVSGWHRHPTYNRLRAENIREYAESEGVDLHDEDTVLFFSAHGTPRYYLDEGSRYDRYVEEWCAGMAGILGLEDYELGFQNHDNRSEVAWTEPDVEEAIESLDAERVVVEPVSFMHEQSETLSELDIELREEAEEAGIEEFYRVPIPHDDDRFPSVLADLAEPFLADFDPGYFQFRQCQCRDKPGTMCLNAPDPDWE
- a CDS encoding TrkH family potassium uptake protein, with protein sequence MGFATGPETCLRVDWRASLSLVGSVLKYLSVPLLFPLLVGLRYGEGIVPFVATIAVVFAVGAGLERLDPDPDLGAREGFLMVALTWLSVAVVGTFPYLIAGTGTLAQPVNALFESMSGFTTTGATVMGSIGTDKYSHSILLWRQLTQWLGGMGIVVLAVAILPELSVGGAQLMDAEAPGPGIEKLTPRIRTTARALWLAYLGFTVLEFALLYGLHLAGYAPNMDLYNAVSHPLTTMPTGGFSPEARSIEAFSAAVQWVIIPFMIAAGTNFALFWKALKGDFRVFGRDSEFRFYAGVIGALTAVLAGLLFAGAGVIDQTTDVAPMIGEVENSLRHGAFQTVSIVTTTGYASIDFNFWESPAKYLLVFAMFIGGSAGSTGGAIKIVRWLVILKSIKRELFTTVHPEAVRPVRLGGRALDERALRGIYAFTLLYLVAFFVGVALLVIDSWAAGYVELALIDAVSAVAATLGNVGPGLGEVGPMGNYLSFPVFSKLLMIFLMWVGRLEILPVFVLLTRAYWQS
- the trkA gene encoding Trk system potassium transporter TrkA; translated protein: MRVVIVGAGEVGSNVAASLAGNHEVIVIDIDSDRVEALTYSLDVLAVEGDGASLETLQEAGVEAADMVIACTDNDETNIVTCGTVQTISEAFTIARVRNTTYLETWEHAEGALGVDLMVGTNLMAARSIVRVIGLPGAEDVDQFADGLIRMAEFRIDEDSPVTGMSVEEADTYDSLTFAAVIRDGEVIIPSGETCLLDGDDLVVIGSLESVSEFARSLAPEVDDIAEVLIVGGNEIAYETAEILASKGLTPRLVEPDPERARHLAERLPGVTVLQNDPTDRAFLEREHIDEVDVAVASLDSDEQNLLSALLAKRLGADRSIAVVEDGDYSDLFEAVGVDVAINPRETIAEEITRFTREQHAENVALIEHDRAEVLEIEIDRDSVLVDRPIRDSIHELPDGVVIGAISRDGTFVVPRGDTVVEDGDHIVVFAAQEIVEETMKRL